The Spirosoma foliorum genome has a window encoding:
- a CDS encoding family 1 glycosylhydrolase produces the protein MVTQFMFATGIENSNPTIQGGTYRQDELAKCGHYQHWRTDFDLVEELGIHFLRYGPPIHTTFLGEGKYDWSFADETFGELRKRDIVPIVDLCHFGVPDWIGNFQNPDFPTLFADYAHAFAKRFPWVQLYTPVNEMYVCAEFSALYGWWNEQLRSDAAFVRALKHIVKANVLAMSAILEVRPNALFIQSESSEYFHAENPAAIKPAEILNAKRFLSLDLNYGRRVDSEMYEYLMDNGMTRDEYHFFMGHNLKQYCIMGNDYYQTNEHRVSADGSTRGSGEVFGYHVITTQYHDRYRLPVMHTETNLWQGPNGDEAVNWLWKEWANVLRVRNDGVPMVGFTWYSLTDQVDWDSALRENNGNVNPLGLCDLNRQIRPVGQAYKQLINDWRQVLPAQSVCLEVPIIMPSESEQPWAHQKQNDAKVARQNVANTVSKTNQSDT, from the coding sequence ATGGTCACTCAATTTATGTTTGCCACAGGCATTGAAAATAGCAACCCGACAATTCAGGGAGGCACCTATCGTCAGGATGAATTAGCGAAATGCGGTCATTATCAGCACTGGCGAACGGACTTTGACCTGGTCGAGGAACTGGGCATTCACTTTCTGCGCTACGGCCCCCCTATCCATACCACTTTTCTGGGCGAAGGAAAATACGACTGGTCGTTTGCTGATGAAACGTTTGGCGAATTGCGAAAACGCGACATAGTACCCATTGTAGACCTGTGTCATTTTGGTGTACCCGATTGGATTGGCAATTTCCAGAATCCCGATTTTCCCACTCTTTTTGCCGACTATGCTCACGCTTTCGCGAAGCGGTTTCCCTGGGTTCAACTCTATACCCCCGTCAATGAAATGTACGTCTGCGCTGAGTTTTCGGCTCTGTATGGCTGGTGGAATGAGCAACTACGGAGTGATGCCGCTTTTGTGAGGGCCCTGAAGCATATTGTTAAAGCGAACGTACTGGCCATGAGCGCCATTCTGGAAGTAAGACCCAATGCTCTGTTTATTCAGAGTGAATCGTCGGAGTATTTTCATGCCGAAAATCCAGCGGCTATCAAACCCGCCGAGATCCTGAATGCCAAACGTTTTCTGTCGCTCGATCTTAATTATGGCCGCCGGGTCGATTCGGAGATGTACGAATACCTGATGGACAACGGCATGACCCGCGATGAGTATCACTTCTTTATGGGTCATAACCTGAAGCAGTATTGCATTATGGGCAATGATTATTATCAGACCAATGAGCACCGGGTATCGGCAGATGGAAGTACCCGAGGCTCAGGGGAAGTATTTGGCTATCACGTCATTACGACTCAATACCACGACCGATATCGACTACCCGTTATGCACACCGAAACTAATCTATGGCAGGGGCCTAACGGCGACGAAGCCGTGAACTGGCTCTGGAAGGAGTGGGCCAACGTATTACGGGTTCGCAATGATGGCGTGCCGATGGTGGGTTTTACCTGGTATTCGCTCACCGACCAGGTTGACTGGGATTCGGCCTTGCGGGAAAACAACGGCAACGTCAACCCGCTGGGTCTGTGCGATCTCAACCGACAGATTCGCCCTGTTGGCCAGGCCTATAAACAGCTTATTAATGACTGGAGGCAGGTACTGCCCGCCCAGAGTGTCTGTCTGGAGGTGCCGATTATCATGCCCAGTGAGAGTGAGCAACCCTGGGCTCACCAGAAGCAGAACGATGCCAAAGTAGCTCGTCAGAATGTGGCTAACACTGTTTCTAAAACCAATCAAAGCGACACGTAA
- a CDS encoding SDR family NAD(P)-dependent oxidoreductase → MRFQDKLAIVTGGASGIGLAIAIRLASEGARLVLADLNEDNLTKALPNVKAAGAPDVWGSVCNVSIEAQVEATVQGALTRFGRLDVIVNNAGLMQFKALEELTGEDWLRILNVDLLGAFYFTKQAFLHMKPGGTVVNVASIHALETEPLVAPYAAAKAAVLSLTRSSALEGKPKGLRINAVLPGAIDTPMLWSNPNVKSGVEKIDRTDVGKPEDVAATIAYLASDDAAFVQGAEVRIDGGRLDRL, encoded by the coding sequence ATGCGATTTCAGGATAAATTAGCGATTGTTACAGGTGGGGCCAGCGGGATTGGCCTGGCGATAGCCATACGGTTGGCTTCGGAGGGAGCCCGGCTGGTGTTGGCCGATCTAAACGAAGATAACCTTACGAAAGCCTTGCCCAATGTAAAAGCAGCTGGCGCGCCTGATGTTTGGGGCAGTGTTTGCAACGTGTCCATCGAAGCCCAGGTAGAAGCCACCGTACAGGGAGCACTGACGCGTTTTGGCAGGCTGGATGTGATTGTCAACAATGCCGGGCTTATGCAATTCAAGGCGCTGGAAGAATTGACGGGTGAGGACTGGCTACGCATCCTGAATGTCGATTTGCTGGGTGCGTTTTACTTCACCAAACAGGCATTTCTGCATATGAAACCCGGCGGTACGGTTGTGAATGTGGCCAGTATTCACGCCCTAGAAACCGAACCCCTGGTGGCTCCCTATGCAGCGGCCAAGGCTGCGGTATTATCGCTGACACGCTCCTCAGCGCTGGAAGGAAAACCCAAAGGCCTGCGTATCAATGCCGTTCTGCCTGGTGCCATTGATACGCCCATGTTGTGGAGCAACCCAAACGTAAAATCAGGGGTGGAAAAAATTGATCGGACAGACGTCGGTAAACCAGAGGACGTAGCGGCTACAATTGCTTATCTGGCATCGGATGATGCCGCGTTTGTACAGGGAGCGGAGGTGCGCATTGATGGCGGTCGGCTTGATCGGCTATGA
- a CDS encoding hydroxymethylglutaryl-CoA reductase, with protein sequence MFRFIPNVLLKQLYTRSSLQNTPTGFTFSLKNRLADAQFTGLTQVRIDGQTYPADAFTLELDGQEAIRVSAISTKNPLKFPLRRKVRVQAIAAPLAPGRHTIEVILQSHPFGTLTITIDDELQGGPDQLQEESILKNTTIPRHPVDDMVPEIIQERQDFLRQYTQTSPKYLTNVAFDPTLVRGNCEQFVGVAQIPIGLVGPLRINGEHAQGDFLIPLATTEGTLVASYNRGIKLLNQCGGVTCTVIDEGMQRAPVFVMRDARAARDLARWVADHESELRLEAESTSRFARLKYITPYQAGRLLFLRFGFTTGDAAGQNMVSKATLAACNFLLQKVEGIEHFYLESNMATDKKPSFVNTLQTRGKRVTAEVTIPKELLLRELQVEPEQLDRHARIGNVGAFMAGTNNNGLHSVNGLAALFIATGQDVACLAESSAAITTSEVLPNGDLYGSITLPSLIVGTVGGGTGLPTQQECLSILGCSGTGQVYKFAEIVAGVVAAGELSLAAAISSLDWVSSHESARQSKN encoded by the coding sequence ATGTTTCGCTTTATACCCAATGTGCTGTTAAAGCAGCTCTATACCCGCAGTAGTTTACAAAATACGCCAACTGGATTTACCTTTTCGCTGAAGAACCGCCTGGCCGACGCTCAGTTTACGGGTCTGACGCAGGTTCGTATTGACGGACAAACCTACCCTGCCGATGCCTTTACCCTGGAACTGGATGGGCAGGAAGCTATCAGGGTCAGTGCCATATCCACCAAAAACCCACTCAAATTTCCCCTTCGCCGGAAGGTCAGGGTTCAGGCAATTGCCGCGCCCTTGGCACCCGGTCGTCATACCATTGAGGTGATTCTGCAGTCCCATCCATTTGGTACGTTAACGATTACGATTGACGATGAGTTACAAGGCGGTCCGGATCAACTTCAGGAGGAATCAATATTGAAAAATACCACTATACCGCGTCATCCGGTCGATGATATGGTGCCGGAAATTATTCAGGAACGGCAGGATTTTCTTCGCCAGTATACCCAAACCTCGCCTAAGTACCTGACCAACGTTGCGTTTGATCCAACTCTTGTCCGGGGGAACTGCGAGCAATTTGTCGGCGTCGCGCAGATTCCCATTGGTCTGGTTGGCCCCCTACGTATCAATGGCGAACACGCTCAGGGTGATTTCCTGATTCCGTTAGCAACTACTGAAGGTACATTGGTAGCGTCGTATAATCGGGGTATAAAGCTGCTCAATCAGTGTGGTGGCGTTACCTGTACGGTGATCGACGAGGGTATGCAACGGGCGCCAGTCTTTGTGATGCGGGATGCCCGAGCCGCTCGTGATCTGGCCCGCTGGGTAGCCGATCATGAATCGGAGCTACGCCTAGAAGCCGAATCTACATCGCGTTTTGCCAGACTCAAATACATCACACCTTATCAGGCAGGACGCCTGCTTTTTCTGCGGTTTGGCTTTACAACGGGCGATGCCGCGGGTCAGAACATGGTTAGTAAAGCAACGCTGGCGGCCTGCAATTTTCTTCTACAAAAGGTTGAAGGCATCGAGCATTTTTACCTGGAATCCAATATGGCAACCGATAAGAAACCGTCGTTTGTCAATACATTGCAAACACGGGGTAAGCGGGTAACGGCCGAGGTTACTATTCCCAAAGAGTTGCTGCTTCGGGAATTACAGGTTGAGCCCGAACAACTCGATCGGCACGCCCGTATCGGTAATGTGGGTGCGTTTATGGCTGGAACGAACAATAACGGCCTACATTCGGTCAATGGGCTGGCGGCTTTATTCATCGCTACCGGTCAGGATGTAGCTTGTCTGGCAGAATCCTCGGCGGCTATTACGACTTCCGAGGTATTGCCCAACGGCGATTTATACGGCTCCATTACGTTGCCTTCGCTCATTGTAGGCACTGTGGGTGGGGGTACCGGTCTGCCAACCCAGCAGGAATGCCTGAGCATACTGGGTTGTTCCGGTACGGGCCAGGTGTATAAATTCGCCGAGATTGTGGCAGGTGTCGTGGCGGCAGGCGAACTGTCGCTGGCCGCTGCCATCTCCTCACTGGACTGGGTATCGAGCCATGAATCAGCCAGACAGTCGAAAAATTAA
- a CDS encoding TIGR04283 family arsenosugar biosynthesis glycosyltransferase translates to MTRIAIIIPTFNEERTLARTFRQLRQLHPVPDELIVVDGGSTDQTISIIQQQIQQQTALAGHPTINLIQSPVARRSYQMNLGVQASTSEYLCFLHADTSLPDDALLVIRETLAQPNIAAGGFISLMRGPLRTRWITSFHNFIKTYYAPLFFRPYLFFFKGARLLFGDQVIFCRRQQFLDCGGYSDELPIMEEADMLLRLVRFGRIRQVNRVVESSDRRLVKWGFWRANALFLYVGVLWGIGYSAEKLKQLYEDIR, encoded by the coding sequence GTGACACGTATCGCCATCATTATTCCAACCTTTAATGAAGAACGGACACTGGCCCGAACGTTCCGGCAGCTTCGGCAATTGCACCCTGTACCAGACGAATTGATTGTGGTCGATGGAGGCAGTACAGATCAAACGATTTCGATCATTCAACAGCAAATCCAGCAACAAACAGCGCTGGCAGGCCATCCAACTATCAACCTGATACAAAGCCCGGTAGCCCGGCGGTCTTACCAAATGAATCTGGGTGTTCAGGCGTCTACCAGCGAGTACCTGTGTTTTTTGCATGCCGATACGTCACTGCCCGATGATGCATTACTGGTTATCCGCGAAACATTGGCCCAGCCCAACATTGCAGCAGGCGGCTTTATTTCCCTGATGCGCGGCCCCCTGCGAACCCGCTGGATTACGTCGTTTCACAACTTCATTAAAACCTACTACGCCCCGCTCTTTTTCCGTCCCTATCTATTCTTTTTCAAGGGTGCCCGATTGCTGTTTGGCGATCAGGTTATTTTTTGCCGACGGCAGCAGTTTCTTGACTGTGGGGGTTATTCTGACGAGTTACCCATTATGGAAGAAGCTGATATGCTGCTTCGTCTGGTGCGATTCGGGCGAATCCGGCAAGTAAACCGCGTGGTCGAATCGTCGGACAGGCGATTGGTCAAATGGGGATTCTGGCGGGCCAACGCCCTCTTTCTTTATGTAGGTGTTTTGTGGGGTATTGGCTACTCGGCTGAGAAGCTGAAACAGTTGTACGAAGATATTCGGTAG
- a CDS encoding DUF6169 family protein, translating into MNYEFDFMGGSENSYVFQTINRIVYEVKFIPTPYLFDEASPFASYVYEFSILVADNPTDLEPIFDERTSYTVAAIFTEFYEQNDELITIYICDSSDGRQLTRQRKFNYWFYFFVKDDFVKYDDIIRNIDGEKYPVALILKEQNPYKAQIIGEFIAIISGYNSDK; encoded by the coding sequence ATGAATTATGAATTTGATTTTATGGGTGGCTCAGAAAACAGCTACGTTTTTCAAACCATCAATAGAATCGTCTATGAAGTAAAGTTCATACCTACACCTTATCTGTTTGATGAAGCTAGCCCGTTTGCTTCCTATGTGTATGAATTTTCAATCCTTGTCGCCGATAACCCAACCGATTTAGAGCCAATCTTTGATGAGCGCACTTCGTATACAGTGGCGGCAATCTTCACTGAATTTTATGAGCAAAATGATGAGTTAATCACGATTTATATCTGCGACTCATCCGATGGTCGGCAACTGACCCGGCAACGAAAATTCAACTACTGGTTTTACTTTTTTGTAAAGGATGACTTCGTCAAATATGATGACATCATTCGTAATATTGATGGAGAAAAATACCCCGTAGCATTAATTCTAAAAGAACAGAACCCCTACAAAGCGCAGATCATTGGTGAATTTATTGCCATAATCAGCGGGTATAACAGCGACAAATAG
- a CDS encoding sterol desaturase family protein encodes MATIPFFDSIGSPLLVLFFALMLLLQWRHPLRRLHFKLLRRLIRNIGLALPTFVVLRLALLPIPLLAAHWAHNHQVGLLNWLLPANSIGAWVGGVLGFLAFDYAYYWWHFATHKVPLLWRFHNVHHTDLDMDVSTAVRFHVGELLLSVLFRVALVGVMGISFWSAIVYEVFFDTAAQFHHANWRLPAKVDRSLNTLFVTPRMHGIHHSIVRDEFNSNWGTLFSIWDRLHGSHRMDIAQKDVTLGVPAYRDEKELTLWYLFRMPFGKQRDWKLPNGAKPVRQTNVNTTTEE; translated from the coding sequence ATGGCCACAATTCCCTTCTTCGACTCCATCGGCTCACCGTTACTGGTTCTGTTTTTCGCACTCATGCTGCTTTTGCAATGGCGTCATCCATTACGTCGGCTACATTTTAAACTCCTTCGCCGATTGATTCGAAACATTGGCCTTGCCTTACCTACGTTTGTTGTCCTCCGGCTGGCCTTATTGCCAATTCCGCTACTGGCTGCCCATTGGGCGCATAATCATCAGGTGGGTTTACTAAACTGGTTGCTTCCTGCCAATAGCATTGGGGCCTGGGTAGGCGGTGTGCTGGGATTTCTGGCTTTTGATTATGCCTATTACTGGTGGCATTTTGCCACGCACAAGGTACCGTTGCTCTGGCGTTTTCACAATGTACACCATACTGATCTGGACATGGATGTCTCAACAGCCGTTCGTTTTCATGTTGGCGAATTACTGTTGAGCGTTCTCTTTCGAGTCGCACTTGTTGGGGTGATGGGCATTAGTTTCTGGTCAGCCATCGTATACGAAGTGTTTTTTGACACTGCGGCCCAGTTTCATCATGCCAATTGGCGTTTGCCCGCTAAAGTGGACCGTAGCCTGAATACTCTTTTCGTAACTCCTCGCATGCATGGTATTCACCATTCCATTGTCCGCGATGAGTTCAATTCAAATTGGGGAACGCTTTTTTCCATCTGGGATCGGCTCCACGGAAGCCACCGAATGGACATTGCCCAGAAAGACGTTACGTTGGGTGTTCCGGCCTATCGAGATGAAAAGGAACTGACGTTGTGGTACTTGTTTCGTATGCCATTTGGCAAACAGCGGGACTGGAAACTGCCGAACGGTGCGAAACCCGTTCGGCAAACAAACGTCAATACAACCACCGAAGAATAG